The Setaria italica strain Yugu1 chromosome IX, Setaria_italica_v2.0, whole genome shotgun sequence genome has a window encoding:
- the LOC101759599 gene encoding BTB/POZ domain-containing protein NPY2-like → MVSKDVIGEAIKAYTYKKLPSLRKVSMIHGDAKVRAMLVTITCLLPSEKGSVSCSFLLKLLKATNLLKFGEMCRKELMKRIAQQLEEASVSDLLIPTVDGDTTVYDIDLILSIVEEFVRQDSKHAQKHNGGEVNDHVSAPSASMITVAKIVDGYLAEVAKDPNIPVYKFFSLAETVSGNSRPVHDGLYRAIDMYLKEHPSLGKSDKKRLCALMDCKKLSPDACAHAVQNERLPLMIVMQVLYHEQTRASAAATIRADSIGIALQQEGVLTT, encoded by the exons ATGGTGTCCAAGGATGTTATTGGTGAGGCAATCAAAGCCTATACTTACAAGAAACTTCCATCGTTGAGAAAGGTATCAATGATCCATGGTGATGCAAAGGTTCGGGCAATGCTAGTTACCATCACATGCCTGTTGCCATCTGAGAAAGGTTCAGTCTCATGCAGCTTCCTCTTAAAGCTACTGAAGGCAACAAATCTGCTAAAGTTTGGAGAGATGTGCAGGAAAGAGCTTATGAAGCGTATTGCCCAACAACTGGAAGAAGCATCAGTGTCTGATCTTCTGATCCCTACAGTGGACGGTGATACCACTGTTTATGACATTGACCTGATTCTTAGCATTGTTGAGGAATTTGTCAGACAAGATTCTAAGCATGCCCAGAAGCATAATGGTGGGGAAGTGAATGATCATGTTTCAGCTCCTAGTGCATCAATGATTACGGTGGCCAAAATTGTCGATGGATATCTTGCAGAGGTTGCAAAGGACCCAAACATACCTGTTTATAAGTTTTTCAGTCTAGCTGAGACAGTTTCAGGCAATTCAAGGCCAGTTCATGATGGGCTATACCGTGCCATTGATATGTATCTGAAG GAGCACCCAAGCTTGGGCAAGAGCGATAAGAAGAGGCTCTGCGCCCTCATGGACTGCAAGAAGTTGTCGCCTGATGCATGTGCTCATGCTGTGCAGAACGAGCGCCTACCTCTGATGATTGTGATGCAGGTTCTATACCACGAGCAGACAAGGGCTTCTGCAGCAGCCACCATCCGAGCTGACAGCATCGGCATTGCACTacaacaggaaggagtattaa